Proteins encoded within one genomic window of Citricoccus muralis:
- the istB gene encoding IS21-like element helper ATPase IstB, whose amino-acid sequence MSELDSTITHLTQVMKMPTIRKVWQSLAQQARDEGWSHEEYLAAVLQRQVADREASGTALRIAGAHFPSMKTIEDFNCDYQPSLRRDVLAHLATTTFIPKAENVILLGPPGVGKTHLGIALGVKACQHGYPTLFDTASGWVQRLGQAHQAGTLSEQLRRLKRYKLLIIDELGYLPFDAEAANLLFQLIANRYEQGSVLVTSNMAFGRWGEVFGDDVVASAMIDRLVHHAEVLSLTGDSYRAKNRQDLIITNEQT is encoded by the coding sequence ATGAGTGAGCTGGATTCAACCATCACGCATCTAACTCAGGTCATGAAAATGCCAACGATCCGTAAGGTCTGGCAGTCCTTGGCTCAGCAAGCCAGGGACGAAGGCTGGTCCCATGAAGAGTATCTAGCTGCAGTACTGCAACGACAGGTAGCTGATCGAGAGGCCAGTGGGACCGCGTTGCGTATAGCTGGCGCGCATTTTCCCTCGATGAAAACGATCGAGGACTTCAACTGTGATTACCAGCCCTCGCTACGCCGGGACGTGTTGGCGCATTTAGCCACCACGACGTTCATTCCTAAAGCCGAGAATGTGATCCTGCTGGGCCCTCCAGGAGTCGGTAAAACTCATCTAGGCATCGCGTTAGGGGTCAAGGCTTGTCAGCATGGGTATCCCACGTTGTTTGATACCGCTAGCGGATGGGTCCAGCGCTTAGGGCAAGCGCATCAAGCAGGGACTCTGTCTGAGCAGTTACGTCGACTGAAGCGATACAAACTTCTGATCATTGATGAGCTTGGCTACCTACCCTTCGACGCGGAAGCAGCGAATCTCTTGTTCCAGCTTATTGCGAACCGGTATGAACAAGGCTCTGTATTGGTGACCTCGAATATGGCTTTCGGGCGGTGGGGAGAGGTCTTCGGTGATGACGTGGTGGCCTCCGCGATGATCGACAGGCTGGTGCATCACGCGGAAGTACTCTCACTCACCGGCGACTCATACAGAGCGAAAAACCGACAAGACCTCATCATTACCAACGAACAGACCTAA
- a CDS encoding cytochrome c oxidase subunit 4: MKVNIKLFTILGVFFIIIGTIYGFWVRWTEWAGIPALYAVGVMVLMVAFYLQLTDNKYGDGPSDQAEGEISEYAGEYGRFAPWSWWPLGLGTACAIVFAGLAIGWWVFYIGVGAALFFLVGWVFEYSKGDHAH; the protein is encoded by the coding sequence ATGAAAGTAAACATCAAGCTCTTCACCATCCTCGGTGTCTTCTTCATCATCATTGGGACCATCTACGGTTTCTGGGTCCGCTGGACCGAGTGGGCCGGCATCCCAGCCCTTTATGCCGTTGGCGTTATGGTGCTGATGGTCGCGTTCTACCTTCAGCTCACGGATAACAAATACGGTGATGGGCCGTCTGATCAGGCCGAGGGCGAGATCAGTGAGTACGCTGGCGAATACGGTCGCTTCGCACCCTGGAGCTGGTGGCCACTGGGCCTGGGTACCGCATGTGCCATCGTCTTCGCCGGTCTGGCGATCGGCTGGTGGGTCTTCTACATCGGAGTTGGCGCAGCACTGTTCTTCCTGGTTGGCTGGGTCTTCGAGTACTCCAAGGGAGATCACGCCCACTAA
- the ctaD gene encoding aa3-type cytochrome oxidase subunit I: MTTYEYAQDESQAGTQPRVVPVSKGRIIVNWLTTTDHKTIGYMYLITSFLFFCIAGVMALVIRAELFEPGMQILQTKEQFNQLFTMHGTVMLLMFATPLFVGFANVLVPLQIGAPDVAFPRLNALAFWLFLFGSLIAVSGFLTPQGAASFGWFAYAPLSNTTYSPGIGGDLWVFGLGLQGFGTIMGGVNFVTTIICMRAPGMTMWRMPIFTWNALITGILLVMIFPPLASALFALGMDRRFGGHIFDPENGGAILWQHLFWFFGHPEVYVIALPFFGIVSEIIPVFSRKPIFGYKSLVFATTAIAALSVTVWAHHMYVTGSVLLPFFSLMTMLIAVPTGVKFVNWIGTMWRGSITFETPMLWSLGFMVTFLFGGLTGVILAMPPLDFHVSDTYFVVAHFHYVVFGTVVFAMFAGFFFWWPKFTGKMLNERLGKIQFWMLFVGFHGTFLIQHWLGVMGMPRRYADYLVEDGFTGMNQFSTVFAFVLGASMIPFFWNVYITSRKGKKVTVDDPWGFGASLEWATSCPPPRHNFHALPRIRSERPALDLHHPELLPMSPQNKPEVFGEKAAASR, encoded by the coding sequence ATGACAACTTACGAATACGCACAAGATGAATCGCAGGCTGGAACTCAGCCGCGCGTCGTGCCGGTCTCCAAGGGACGGATCATCGTCAACTGGCTGACTACCACTGACCATAAGACGATCGGGTACATGTACCTGATCACGTCCTTCCTGTTCTTCTGCATCGCCGGTGTGATGGCTCTCGTCATCCGTGCCGAGCTTTTTGAGCCAGGTATGCAGATCCTGCAGACGAAGGAACAGTTCAACCAGTTGTTCACCATGCACGGCACGGTGATGCTGCTCATGTTCGCTACGCCGCTGTTTGTTGGCTTCGCGAACGTCTTGGTCCCGTTGCAGATTGGTGCTCCGGATGTGGCCTTCCCGCGTTTGAACGCCCTGGCCTTCTGGCTCTTCCTGTTCGGCTCGCTGATTGCAGTTTCGGGCTTCTTGACCCCCCAGGGTGCTGCATCCTTCGGCTGGTTCGCTTATGCGCCACTATCGAACACCACGTACTCACCGGGTATCGGTGGTGACCTATGGGTCTTCGGGCTCGGCCTGCAGGGCTTCGGCACCATCATGGGCGGCGTGAACTTCGTGACCACGATCATCTGCATGCGTGCTCCGGGTATGACGATGTGGCGTATGCCGATCTTCACCTGGAACGCTCTGATCACGGGCATCCTGCTCGTCATGATCTTCCCCCCGCTAGCTTCGGCACTGTTCGCACTGGGCATGGACCGGCGCTTCGGTGGTCACATCTTTGACCCGGAAAACGGTGGCGCCATCCTGTGGCAGCACCTCTTCTGGTTCTTCGGTCACCCAGAGGTTTACGTGATCGCTCTGCCGTTCTTCGGTATCGTGTCGGAGATCATTCCGGTGTTCAGCCGTAAACCGATCTTCGGTTACAAGTCACTGGTTTTCGCGACCACTGCCATTGCCGCACTGTCCGTGACCGTGTGGGCTCACCACATGTACGTCACCGGCTCCGTGCTTCTGCCGTTCTTCTCACTGATGACCATGCTGATTGCAGTGCCAACAGGTGTGAAGTTCGTCAACTGGATTGGAACGATGTGGCGAGGGTCTATTACCTTCGAAACACCCATGTTGTGGTCGCTCGGATTCATGGTCACCTTCCTGTTCGGTGGTCTGACTGGTGTGATCCTGGCTATGCCGCCTCTGGACTTCCACGTCTCGGATACCTACTTCGTGGTGGCCCACTTCCACTACGTTGTCTTCGGTACTGTCGTGTTCGCCATGTTCGCTGGCTTCTTCTTCTGGTGGCCAAAGTTCACCGGCAAGATGCTCAACGAGCGTCTGGGAAAGATCCAGTTCTGGATGCTGTTCGTCGGCTTCCACGGCACCTTCCTGATCCAGCACTGGTTGGGTGTTATGGGTATGCCGCGTCGTTACGCCGATTACCTGGTCGAGGACGGCTTCACCGGGATGAACCAGTTCTCCACCGTGTTCGCCTTCGTCCTGGGTGCATCGATGATCCCGTTCTTCTGGAACGTGTACATCACCTCGCGCAAGGGCAAGAAGGTCACTGTGGACGATCCGTGGGGCTTCGGTGCCTCGCTGGAGTGGGCAACTTCCTGCCCGCCGCCGCGACACAACTTCCACGCTCTTCCGCGTATCCGCTCCGAGCGTCCTGCGCTGGACCTGCACCACCCGGAACTGTTGCCCATGTCGCCTCAGAACAAGCCTGAGGTGTTCGGAGAAAAGGCGGCTGCATCGCGATGA
- the ctaC gene encoding aa3-type cytochrome oxidase subunit II — MRSQNLTGSQGKRLLKGGALATVAILVLTGCSEQVQRGWLPGSRDTTNHTAALTDLWVGSWVTALIVGLIAWGLMLWCMVAYRRRKNDVGFPRQTAYNMPIETMFTIMPIIIVFVLWGFSDRVQRQVDTPVEDSPLVVTVYGKQWAWDFDYEYEGEERHYFGTQAYLTGEEGVEETLPTMYLPADVPVEFRLKTRDVIHSFWIPAFLQKLDMIPGQTNHIYLTPQEEGIFQGKCAELCGEYHSEMLFNVEVVSEQEFRDELSQMPEGLTGNELNRNPNENEDGWQDQEVPLGDPERVEE; from the coding sequence GTGAGATCGCAGAATCTAACCGGCAGCCAGGGCAAGCGTCTCCTGAAGGGGGGAGCGCTGGCCACCGTCGCCATCCTGGTGCTGACGGGCTGTTCAGAGCAGGTCCAGCGCGGCTGGCTGCCAGGCAGTCGAGACACCACCAACCACACCGCCGCGTTGACTGATCTCTGGGTGGGGTCCTGGGTTACCGCGCTCATCGTCGGTCTCATCGCCTGGGGCCTAATGCTGTGGTGCATGGTGGCGTACCGTCGTCGCAAGAACGACGTCGGCTTCCCTCGCCAGACGGCTTACAACATGCCGATCGAGACCATGTTCACCATCATGCCGATCATTATTGTGTTCGTGCTATGGGGCTTCTCTGACCGCGTTCAGCGTCAGGTTGACACCCCCGTGGAGGACTCGCCGCTCGTTGTCACCGTGTACGGCAAGCAGTGGGCCTGGGACTTCGACTACGAATACGAAGGCGAAGAGCGCCACTACTTCGGCACCCAGGCGTACCTCACCGGTGAAGAAGGCGTCGAAGAGACCCTGCCCACGATGTACCTGCCGGCTGACGTCCCGGTCGAGTTCCGTCTCAAGACTCGCGATGTGATCCACTCCTTCTGGATCCCGGCCTTCCTGCAGAAGCTTGACATGATCCCCGGTCAGACCAACCACATCTACCTGACTCCTCAGGAAGAGGGCATCTTCCAGGGCAAGTGTGCTGAGCTCTGCGGTGAGTACCACTCCGAGATGCTCTTCAACGTTGAGGTCGTCTCCGAGCAGGAATTCCGTGACGAGCTTTCCCAGATGCCTGAGGGCTTGACTGGCAACGAGCTCAACCGAAACCCGAACGAAAATGAGGACGGCTGGCAGGACCAGGAAGTTCCGTTGGGCGACCCCGAGCGGGTTGAGGAGTAA
- a CDS encoding HesB/IscA family protein, whose product MTAGTEETTVELPETQPAEGLPEHEVQLSDLAAEKVHDLLEQEGRPDLRLRVAVQPGGCSGLIYQLYFDERVLDGDAVRDFNGVQVIVDKMSVPYLAGASIDFEDTIQKVGFTIDNPNAAGSCACGDSFH is encoded by the coding sequence ATGACCGCAGGAACCGAAGAAACCACGGTGGAATTGCCCGAGACTCAGCCGGCTGAGGGGTTGCCCGAGCACGAAGTCCAGCTCTCCGATTTGGCGGCCGAGAAGGTCCATGACCTCCTTGAGCAGGAGGGTCGTCCCGACCTGCGTCTGCGCGTTGCTGTACAGCCCGGCGGATGCTCGGGTCTGATTTACCAGCTGTATTTCGACGAGCGGGTTCTCGACGGTGACGCTGTCCGCGATTTCAACGGAGTTCAGGTGATCGTGGACAAGATGTCCGTTCCATATCTTGCCGGTGCTTCCATCGATTTCGAAGACACCATTCAGAAGGTCGGCTTCACCATTGACAATCCCAATGCAGCAGGATCGTGTGCCTGCGGAGACTCTTTCCACTAA
- a CDS encoding dipeptidase, whose amino-acid sequence MTSQHLTDEIRAVVEERWDETLRTLTELVAINGIAWPSFDREPLERSADAVATLLRDLGFDDVDIVAETVTHDGEVVLGGPAVLAQRPAAPGKPTVLLYAHHDVQPVGDRNLWESEPFVAEQRGDRLYGRGAADDKAGIMVHLTAAAVLSQVLGADHGLGIRFFIEGEEEAGSPTFRPFLERHRDRLEADAIIVADSSNWKIGVPALTTSLRGLVDGIIGVRVLNHAVHSGMYGGPILDAPTVLARLIATLHDSSGAVAIKGLEAQHSTSLDYPEVDFRRDSSAVDGLELAGNGPLADRLWNQPALSIIGTDIPSIEMSSNTLLPTARAKFSLRLGPGQEPHQAFAALKAHVEEQDLGGAEVFIEAGEFGQPFLTDVSDPSAQKMLKALETAWGIAPVEAGMGGSIPFTADLREVFPQASILITGVEDPDSRAHSANESLHLGEFKNAIVAEALFLADLAES is encoded by the coding sequence ATGACTTCACAGCACCTGACCGACGAAATCCGTGCCGTCGTGGAAGAACGATGGGACGAAACCCTGCGCACCTTGACCGAACTGGTCGCCATCAACGGCATCGCCTGGCCCAGTTTCGATCGCGAGCCACTCGAGCGCTCTGCTGACGCCGTCGCGACCCTACTGCGGGATCTCGGCTTCGACGATGTCGATATCGTTGCTGAAACCGTTACTCACGATGGCGAGGTGGTACTCGGCGGTCCTGCGGTGCTGGCTCAGCGCCCGGCCGCTCCCGGAAAACCGACGGTGTTGCTCTACGCCCATCACGACGTTCAGCCCGTGGGAGACCGGAACCTATGGGAATCGGAACCGTTTGTGGCCGAGCAACGGGGAGACCGGCTCTATGGTCGCGGCGCCGCCGATGACAAAGCCGGCATCATGGTCCACCTCACCGCCGCAGCGGTGCTGTCTCAGGTGCTGGGCGCAGACCACGGACTCGGCATTCGCTTCTTTATCGAGGGTGAAGAAGAAGCCGGTTCACCCACGTTCCGTCCTTTCCTGGAACGACATCGTGACCGTCTGGAAGCCGACGCCATCATCGTCGCCGATTCCTCGAACTGGAAGATCGGTGTCCCGGCGCTGACCACCTCTCTGCGCGGACTGGTGGACGGGATCATCGGAGTGCGTGTGCTGAACCACGCCGTGCATTCCGGAATGTACGGTGGACCGATTCTCGACGCCCCGACGGTGCTGGCACGGTTGATTGCCACACTGCACGATTCCTCTGGTGCGGTGGCGATCAAGGGCCTGGAGGCACAACACTCCACGTCCCTGGACTACCCAGAAGTAGATTTCCGTCGCGATAGTTCGGCGGTAGATGGTCTTGAGTTGGCCGGGAACGGTCCCTTGGCCGATCGCCTGTGGAACCAGCCAGCGCTGAGCATTATCGGCACGGATATCCCCAGCATCGAGATGTCGTCGAACACGCTATTACCCACGGCGCGGGCGAAATTCTCCCTGCGACTAGGTCCCGGCCAAGAACCTCACCAGGCGTTCGCGGCGCTGAAGGCACATGTCGAAGAACAAGACCTCGGCGGAGCCGAAGTCTTCATCGAGGCCGGGGAGTTCGGCCAGCCATTTCTCACCGACGTCAGCGACCCTTCAGCGCAAAAGATGCTGAAAGCGTTGGAAACAGCCTGGGGGATCGCGCCCGTAGAGGCGGGGATGGGCGGTTCGATTCCCTTCACCGCGGATCTGCGCGAGGTTTTCCCGCAAGCCTCGATTCTGATCACCGGGGTCGAGGACCCGGACTCGCGAGCGCACTCAGCTAACGAGTCTTTGCATCTTGGTGAGTTCAAGAATGCCATCGTCGCGGAAGCGCTGTTCTTGGCGGACTTGGCTGAAAGTTGA
- a CDS encoding DUF3043 domain-containing protein — translation MFGRKKNSENSAVESAETVEETAAEQRAAGPTGKSGPTPKRKDQEAARKRPLVPDDRKAARAAQRQAVAEQRAKMRIAMETGDERHMPYRDRGPQKRFARDYVDARYGIGEWLMLIVLVFLVLSFIPIQALISATTILMLATVGLVVLEGFWVNRKLKSELERKFGVVEPGVRWYGTMRAMQLRRLRLPKPQVRRGQFPS, via the coding sequence GTGTTTGGACGGAAAAAGAACTCAGAGAATTCGGCCGTTGAGTCGGCGGAGACGGTCGAGGAGACCGCCGCAGAGCAGCGCGCAGCTGGCCCCACCGGTAAAAGTGGGCCCACCCCGAAGCGCAAGGATCAGGAAGCCGCTCGGAAGCGGCCTCTTGTTCCGGACGATCGCAAGGCCGCCCGTGCCGCCCAGCGACAGGCGGTGGCAGAGCAGCGCGCCAAGATGCGGATCGCCATGGAAACCGGCGACGAGCGGCACATGCCTTACCGTGACCGCGGCCCCCAGAAGCGTTTTGCCCGCGATTACGTGGATGCCCGCTACGGCATTGGCGAGTGGCTGATGTTGATCGTGTTGGTGTTTCTGGTGCTCTCATTCATTCCGATTCAGGCGCTGATCAGTGCGACCACGATCCTGATGCTCGCCACCGTAGGCCTGGTGGTGCTCGAGGGTTTCTGGGTGAACCGCAAGCTCAAGAGCGAGCTGGAACGCAAGTTCGGCGTGGTAGAGCCCGGTGTGCGCTGGTACGGCACCATGCGCGCCATGCAGTTGCGCCGTCTGCGTCTGCCCAAGCCGCAGGTGCGCCGAGGCCAGTTCCCCAGCTGA
- a CDS encoding quinone-dependent dihydroorotate dehydrogenase — MTLAPNDALRLSNAPAVYPAFFNAVFAGMPAEQAHHVGFSMIKATEKSGVSAGLRAALRPKADLATTVMGLNFPSPFGLAAGFDKQGIGTAALADLGFGHIEVGTITGQAQPGNPEPRLFRLVEDEGLINRMGFNNDGAEAVAPRLATTRRRLTRRYGRTRPVLGVNIGKTKVVELDDAVEDYVVSTRLLARHADYLVVNVSSPNTPGLRQLQQIESLAPLLETVQYHADRSTGRRVPLAVKIAPDLADDDVSAVAAMAQELGLAGVIATNTTISREGLVTDIETVESFGAGGVSGKPVRQRSLEVLDLLRAELDTDTAVISVGGVTDGADVIERLRRGADLVQGYTAFLYQGPFWAGRINRDLHRNLRAWK; from the coding sequence ATGACTCTTGCCCCGAATGATGCACTCCGCTTGTCTAACGCCCCTGCTGTGTACCCGGCCTTCTTCAATGCCGTGTTCGCAGGAATGCCGGCCGAACAGGCGCATCACGTCGGGTTTTCGATGATCAAAGCTACTGAAAAATCTGGTGTTTCCGCGGGTCTGCGTGCCGCACTGCGGCCGAAAGCCGATTTGGCTACCACGGTGATGGGTTTGAACTTCCCCTCGCCGTTCGGATTAGCCGCGGGCTTTGACAAGCAGGGGATCGGCACCGCCGCACTGGCCGACCTTGGGTTCGGCCACATTGAGGTGGGAACCATCACCGGCCAGGCACAACCGGGTAACCCCGAGCCGCGCTTGTTTCGACTGGTGGAGGACGAAGGCCTGATCAACCGCATGGGATTCAACAACGACGGCGCAGAAGCCGTCGCGCCCCGGTTGGCTACCACGCGACGGCGGCTAACCCGCCGGTACGGTCGTACCCGCCCCGTCCTCGGGGTGAACATCGGAAAAACCAAGGTGGTGGAACTGGACGATGCGGTGGAGGACTATGTGGTCTCCACGAGGCTCTTGGCTCGTCACGCGGACTACCTGGTGGTGAACGTGTCGTCGCCGAACACTCCGGGGCTGCGGCAGCTGCAGCAGATCGAGTCACTGGCACCCTTGCTAGAAACCGTGCAGTACCACGCGGATCGCTCCACCGGACGCCGGGTGCCGCTGGCTGTGAAGATCGCTCCGGACCTGGCCGACGATGATGTCTCGGCGGTGGCCGCCATGGCCCAGGAGCTCGGCCTCGCCGGCGTCATCGCCACCAACACCACCATTTCGCGCGAGGGTTTGGTGACCGACATCGAGACCGTGGAGTCCTTTGGTGCCGGGGGAGTCTCCGGGAAACCAGTGCGACAGCGTTCCCTGGAAGTGCTGGACTTGCTGCGGGCGGAACTGGACACCGACACCGCGGTGATTTCCGTGGGTGGCGTCACCGATGGTGCCGACGTCATTGAACGACTCCGTCGCGGCGCCGACCTGGTTCAGGGCTACACGGCGTTCCTCTACCAAGGCCCTTTCTGGGCTGGGCGCATCAACCGCGATCTGCACCGCAACCTGCGCGCCTGGAAGTAA
- a CDS encoding alpha/beta hydrolase — protein sequence MDELLEDSPPGVWVPDILPGFERLTIPLGEDDEGPVVATLVRMDGQHRPDGGSAGNDRPVLLYLHGWADYFYNRELAVRCENAGVRFYALDLRKYGRSLREGQTPGFTESLDLYDDEIGAAFHLLRSEHPNSPAPVLAGHSTGGLVASLWADRHPHQLSALVLNSAWLELMGASWVRAMATALVDPMSRISPTSSMVLPRINSYWRTLSSQADGEWDLHPLWRPEYSFEVPRGWLAAVLQGHRRVASGLKITAPVLALFSTQSYFGTTVDERAHSADIVLDVKILARRAVNLGNEVTVLRLPGAIHDVFASRPTVRNDAMDRTFRWLARQLD from the coding sequence ATGGACGAACTTCTCGAGGATTCCCCTCCCGGTGTGTGGGTTCCGGATATTCTGCCGGGCTTTGAGCGACTGACCATTCCGCTGGGCGAAGATGACGAGGGCCCGGTGGTGGCCACGCTGGTGCGGATGGATGGGCAACATCGTCCCGACGGCGGTTCGGCCGGGAACGATCGTCCGGTTCTGCTGTACCTGCATGGCTGGGCGGATTACTTCTATAACCGGGAATTAGCCGTGCGTTGTGAGAACGCCGGTGTCCGGTTTTACGCGCTGGATTTGCGCAAGTACGGTCGCTCACTGCGCGAGGGGCAGACACCGGGCTTCACCGAGTCACTGGACCTCTACGACGACGAGATCGGCGCTGCCTTTCACCTGTTGCGCAGCGAACACCCGAATAGTCCGGCGCCGGTACTGGCTGGGCATTCCACGGGTGGGCTCGTCGCGAGCCTCTGGGCGGATCGGCACCCGCACCAGCTCAGCGCGCTGGTGCTGAACAGTGCCTGGCTAGAATTGATGGGGGCTAGTTGGGTGCGAGCCATGGCCACCGCGCTGGTGGATCCGATGAGCCGTATCAGCCCGACCTCGTCGATGGTCTTGCCACGGATTAACTCGTATTGGCGGACCTTGTCTTCCCAGGCCGACGGGGAATGGGACCTACACCCACTCTGGCGCCCGGAGTATTCGTTCGAGGTGCCGCGCGGGTGGTTGGCGGCCGTGCTTCAAGGACACCGGCGCGTGGCCTCCGGTCTCAAGATCACCGCACCGGTTTTAGCCCTCTTCTCGACGCAGTCCTATTTCGGTACCACCGTTGATGAGCGCGCCCACTCTGCTGACATTGTCCTGGACGTGAAGATCCTGGCGCGGCGCGCAGTGAATCTAGGAAACGAGGTTACCGTATTGCGGCTACCGGGGGCGATCCATGATGTTTTTGCCTCGCGGCCAACAGTACGCAATGACGCCATGGATCGCACCTTTCGGTGGCTGGCACGTCAGCTGGACTGA
- a CDS encoding isoprenyl transferase yields MTSLTYREPYEHRDGAQPPAIPARFIPQHVAIVMDGNGRWANQRGLPRVEGHRAGEAALLDVMAGAVQLGIKYVTVYAFSTENWKRSPDEVRFLMGFSRDVLRRQRDTLDSWGVRIRWNGRSPRLWSSVIKELEVAEEQTRDNDRCHLTMCVNYGSRAEITDAVRGIAEKVAAGQLSPRGIKESTISAHLDEPDVPDVDLFLRTSGEQRLSNYLLWQSAYAELVFLDVLWPDVDRTTLWDAVDIFARRDRRYGGAIDTPDQSS; encoded by the coding sequence ATGACGTCGTTGACCTACCGCGAGCCGTACGAACATCGCGACGGTGCCCAGCCCCCGGCGATTCCGGCGCGCTTCATTCCGCAACACGTGGCGATCGTGATGGACGGCAACGGACGCTGGGCCAACCAGCGTGGCCTGCCGCGAGTCGAGGGACACCGCGCCGGAGAAGCCGCCCTGTTGGATGTGATGGCCGGTGCGGTTCAATTGGGCATTAAGTACGTCACCGTCTACGCGTTCTCTACGGAAAACTGGAAGCGTTCACCCGACGAGGTGCGCTTTCTGATGGGCTTCTCCCGCGACGTGCTGCGCCGCCAGCGAGACACCCTGGACTCCTGGGGCGTACGGATTCGCTGGAATGGTCGCTCGCCCCGGCTGTGGTCCTCGGTGATCAAGGAGCTCGAGGTGGCCGAAGAACAGACTCGCGACAATGACCGTTGCCACCTGACCATGTGTGTCAACTACGGCTCGCGCGCGGAGATTACCGACGCCGTGCGCGGTATCGCTGAAAAGGTCGCCGCCGGGCAGCTGAGTCCCCGCGGTATTAAAGAGTCGACGATCAGCGCGCACCTCGATGAACCCGACGTTCCCGACGTCGATCTGTTCCTACGCACCTCGGGGGAGCAGCGTCTCTCAAACTACCTCCTGTGGCAGTCCGCCTACGCCGAGCTCGTTTTTCTCGATGTGCTCTGGCCCGATGTGGACCGCACCACCCTGTGGGACGCCGTCGACATCTTCGCGCGGCGTGACCGGCGCTACGGTGGTGCGATCGATACCCCGGATCAGTCCAGCTGA